In one Vibrio sp. CB1-14 genomic region, the following are encoded:
- the napF gene encoding ferredoxin-type protein NapF: MVDIAKRRLFRRKAIDPTQIRLPWVNNLEQFTDLCTRCGKCEEVCETEIIHKGDGGYPAIDFAVDECTFCYKCAEICPEPIFNGIKTQPWNAKAVINDTCLAHNNVECRSCGDSCETMAITFKLRAGGVALPQLELADCNGCGACVSPCPTSSISVSNV; the protein is encoded by the coding sequence ATGGTAGATATTGCAAAACGACGTTTGTTTAGACGCAAAGCCATCGATCCTACTCAAATCAGACTCCCTTGGGTCAACAATCTTGAACAGTTTACAGACTTATGTACCCGCTGTGGAAAATGCGAAGAAGTTTGTGAAACAGAAATTATCCATAAAGGCGACGGCGGCTACCCTGCTATCGACTTCGCAGTTGATGAATGTACCTTTTGCTACAAGTGTGCAGAAATCTGCCCAGAGCCTATATTTAATGGTATCAAGACACAACCATGGAACGCCAAAGCCGTCATTAATGACACTTGCTTAGCGCATAATAATGTTGAGTGCAGAAGCTGTGGTGATAGCTGCGAAACAATGGCGATTACGTTTAAGTTACGTGCAGGTGGCGTCGCGTTACCTCAATTGGAGTTAGCAGATTGTAATGGATGTGGAGCCTGTGTGTCTCCGTGCCCTACTTCTTCTATCTCAGTGAGCAATGTCTAG
- a CDS encoding chaperone NapD translates to MSLNEVHISSLVVNCKAEHLAEVKSEIEKFDNAEIYGDSEEGKIVVVLETENQGFVTDTIDAINNLPNVLTCALVFHQIESGLDDDENNTGSNHSQLEGEV, encoded by the coding sequence ATGTCACTAAACGAAGTACATATCTCAAGTTTGGTAGTTAACTGCAAGGCAGAACACCTCGCAGAAGTTAAGAGCGAAATCGAGAAATTCGATAACGCAGAGATCTATGGAGACAGTGAGGAAGGCAAGATCGTTGTCGTCCTAGAGACCGAAAACCAAGGTTTCGTCACTGACACTATTGACGCTATCAACAACTTACCTAACGTCCTAACCTGCGCCTTGGTGTTTCACCAAATTGAGTCCGGGCTAGACGACGATGAAAATAACACTGGAAGTAACCATTCCCAATTAGAGGGTGAAGTATGA
- the napA gene encoding periplasmic nitrate reductase subunit alpha: MKMTRRAFVKANAAASAAAVAGITLPASATNLIASSDQTKITWDKAPCRFCGTGCSVLVGTQNGKVVATQGDPEAPVNKGLNCIKGYFLSKVMYGNDRLTQPLLRMKDGKFDKDGEFAPISWDEAFDIMAEKWKASLKAKGPTSIGMFGSGQWTVMEGYAAAKMMKAGFRSNNIDPNARHCMASAVVGFMRAFGIDEPMGCYDDFENADAFVLWGSNMAEMHPVLWTRITDRRLSHPHVRVNVLSTYYHRSFELADHGYIFNPQSDLAIANFIANYIIQNDAVNWDFVNKHTNFKQADTDIGYGLRDDDPLQKAAANPNSGNMSDISFEEYKKSVAPYTVEKASEISGVEPEKLIELAKQYADPNTKVMSLWTMGMNQHTRGVWMNGLVYNIHLLTGKIATPGNSPFSLTGQPSACGTAREVGTFAHRLPADMVVANPKHRAIAEKEWKLPEGTIPPKPGFHAVLQDRMLKDGVLNCYWVQCNNNMQAGPNINEERLPGYRNPENFIVVSDPYPTATAQAADLVLPTAMWIEKEGAYGNAERRTQAWYQQVETVGEAKSDLWQVMEFSKRFKMEDVWPEELLAKSPEYRGKTMYDMLFKNGQVDKYPIEEARELNDDAHHFGYYVQKGLFEEYAAFGRGHGHDLAPYDVYHQVRGLRWPVVDGKETLWRYKEGSDPYAKAGSGWDFYGKPDGKAWIISAPYEAPPEVPDEEFDLWLCTGRVLEHWHTGTMTRRVPELYKAVPDAVCYMHPEDAKARGVRRGEEILMANKRGEVRVRVETRGRNRPPKGLVFVPFFDARILINKLILDATDPLSKQTDFKKCPVKITKLA, encoded by the coding sequence ATGAAAATGACAAGACGTGCGTTCGTGAAAGCGAACGCAGCGGCATCAGCGGCGGCTGTAGCGGGTATTACCCTTCCTGCATCAGCAACCAACCTAATTGCTAGCTCCGACCAAACAAAAATTACCTGGGATAAAGCACCTTGTCGTTTCTGTGGTACAGGCTGTTCTGTACTAGTAGGGACGCAAAACGGTAAAGTTGTTGCGACCCAAGGTGACCCTGAAGCGCCAGTTAACAAGGGTTTGAACTGTATCAAAGGTTACTTCCTGTCTAAAGTGATGTACGGTAATGATCGTCTAACACAACCTCTACTTCGTATGAAAGATGGCAAGTTCGACAAAGACGGTGAGTTTGCACCTATCTCTTGGGACGAAGCGTTCGACATCATGGCTGAGAAATGGAAAGCGTCTCTCAAAGCCAAAGGCCCAACAAGCATCGGTATGTTTGGTTCTGGTCAGTGGACCGTGATGGAAGGTTACGCTGCAGCTAAAATGATGAAAGCAGGTTTCCGTTCAAACAACATCGACCCGAACGCTCGTCACTGTATGGCATCTGCGGTAGTGGGTTTCATGCGTGCCTTTGGTATTGATGAGCCTATGGGTTGTTACGATGATTTCGAGAACGCTGATGCATTCGTGCTTTGGGGTTCAAACATGGCAGAGATGCACCCGGTACTTTGGACGCGTATTACTGACCGTCGCCTAAGTCACCCTCATGTTCGCGTTAACGTACTGTCTACGTACTACCACCGTTCATTCGAGCTTGCAGATCACGGTTACATCTTTAATCCACAGTCTGACCTTGCGATCGCAAACTTCATCGCTAACTACATCATTCAAAACGATGCGGTTAACTGGGACTTCGTAAACAAACACACGAACTTCAAACAAGCTGATACCGATATCGGTTACGGTCTACGCGATGACGATCCACTGCAAAAAGCAGCAGCAAACCCTAACTCTGGCAACATGAGTGATATCTCATTCGAAGAGTACAAAAAATCTGTTGCTCCATACACAGTAGAAAAAGCATCAGAGATCTCAGGTGTTGAGCCAGAGAAATTGATTGAGCTTGCGAAACAATACGCCGATCCAAACACTAAAGTGATGTCACTTTGGACTATGGGTATGAACCAACATACTCGTGGTGTATGGATGAACGGTTTGGTTTATAACATCCACCTACTAACAGGTAAGATCGCTACTCCGGGTAACAGCCCATTCTCACTGACTGGCCAGCCATCAGCATGTGGTACTGCTCGTGAAGTTGGTACTTTTGCTCACCGTCTACCGGCTGATATGGTAGTTGCAAACCCTAAACACCGTGCGATTGCTGAGAAAGAATGGAAACTGCCAGAAGGCACGATCCCACCAAAACCTGGTTTCCACGCTGTACTGCAAGACCGTATGTTGAAAGACGGCGTTCTAAACTGCTACTGGGTTCAATGTAATAACAACATGCAAGCCGGTCCTAACATTAACGAAGAGCGTCTGCCCGGCTACCGCAACCCGGAAAACTTCATTGTTGTTTCTGACCCATACCCTACAGCGACAGCGCAAGCTGCTGACCTTGTTCTTCCAACCGCTATGTGGATTGAAAAAGAAGGGGCTTACGGTAACGCAGAACGTCGTACTCAAGCTTGGTACCAACAAGTAGAAACTGTAGGCGAAGCAAAATCTGACTTGTGGCAAGTTATGGAATTCTCTAAGCGCTTCAAGATGGAAGACGTTTGGCCAGAAGAGCTTCTAGCTAAATCTCCAGAGTACCGTGGTAAGACAATGTACGACATGCTGTTCAAAAACGGTCAAGTCGATAAGTACCCTATTGAAGAAGCTCGTGAGCTAAACGACGATGCGCACCACTTCGGTTACTACGTTCAAAAAGGTCTGTTCGAAGAGTACGCAGCATTTGGTCGCGGCCATGGTCACGACTTAGCACCATACGATGTTTACCATCAAGTACGTGGTTTACGTTGGCCGGTTGTTGATGGTAAAGAAACACTTTGGCGCTACAAAGAAGGTTCGGATCCTTACGCGAAAGCCGGTTCTGGCTGGGACTTCTACGGCAAGCCAGACGGCAAAGCTTGGATTATTTCAGCACCGTACGAAGCGCCACCAGAAGTGCCAGACGAAGAATTTGACTTGTGGCTATGTACCGGCCGTGTTCTAGAGCACTGGCACACAGGTACTATGACTCGTCGTGTTCCTGAGCTGTATAAAGCAGTCCCTGATGCTGTGTGTTACATGCACCCAGAAGATGCCAAGGCTCGCGGTGTACGTCGCGGTGAAGAAATTCTCATGGCAAACAAACGCGGTGAAGTACGTGTCCGTGTTGAAACACGTGGTCGTAACCGTCCACCTAAAGGTTTGGTATTCGTACCATTCTTCGATGCTCGTATCCTAATCAACAAGTTGATTCTCGATGCGACTGATCCTCTGTCCAAACAGACAGACTTCAAGAAGTGCCCTGTTAAGATCACCAAATTGGCTTAA
- a CDS encoding nitrate reductase cytochrome c-type subunit, with protein MKKLIVAILSVGALIAGVAQAELNNPGGTGGLDSLRGSTNLEDTRPADDFKHTPKDQLVESSYVYQPPLIPHQIRNYEVSLNANKCLACHSWKNAKEAGATKISVTHYMNREDAVLADMSPRRYFCLQCHVPQVDAQPLVGNDFERVDSLRTE; from the coding sequence ATGAAAAAATTGATTGTTGCTATTCTCTCTGTTGGTGCACTTATCGCCGGCGTAGCACAAGCAGAATTGAATAACCCGGGTGGAACTGGTGGTCTAGATTCACTTCGTGGTAGTACTAACCTTGAAGACACTCGTCCTGCGGATGACTTCAAGCACACACCTAAAGACCAACTGGTAGAGAGTTCATATGTGTATCAGCCTCCACTGATCCCTCACCAGATTCGTAACTATGAAGTATCGCTTAACGCGAACAAGTGCTTGGCATGCCATAGCTGGAAAAATGCGAAAGAAGCAGGTGCAACCAAAATCAGTGTGACTCACTACATGAACCGTGAAGATGCTGTGTTGGCTGATATGTCTCCTCGTCGCTACTTCTGTCTTCAGTGCCACGTACCTCAAGTTGACGCTCAACCATTGGTTGGCAACGACTTCGAGCGCGTTGATTCATTGCGTACTGAATAG
- a CDS encoding NapC/NirT family cytochrome c encodes MKFLKAFWKRLKSPSKVAAGVVLFLGFSGGLLFWGAFNTGMEMTNTEEFCSGCHAPIVAEIQETIHWSNRSGVRAICSDCHVPHNWTDKIIRKVQASKELFAHYVLDTIGTEEKFQARRGHLAEREWARLKGNDSLECRNCHEFDFMDFSEQGPRSVQQHSTALASGEKTCVDCHKGIAHRLPDMEGVEGWQ; translated from the coding sequence ATGAAATTTTTAAAAGCGTTTTGGAAACGTCTTAAGTCACCAAGTAAAGTCGCGGCGGGTGTTGTCCTGTTCCTAGGCTTCTCTGGTGGGCTTTTGTTTTGGGGTGCCTTTAACACGGGTATGGAAATGACCAACACCGAGGAATTTTGCTCGGGCTGTCATGCTCCTATCGTAGCGGAAATCCAGGAAACCATTCACTGGTCAAACCGTTCGGGTGTTCGTGCTATCTGTTCTGACTGTCACGTTCCACATAACTGGACAGATAAAATCATTCGTAAGGTTCAAGCATCGAAAGAACTATTCGCTCACTATGTACTCGACACTATCGGTACAGAAGAGAAATTCCAAGCTCGTCGTGGACACCTAGCAGAGCGCGAATGGGCACGACTAAAAGGTAACGACTCACTGGAATGTCGAAACTGTCATGAGTTCGATTTTATGGACTTTTCTGAACAGGGTCCACGAAGCGTTCAACAACACTCGACAGCGCTTGCGTCAGGTGAAAAGACTTGTGTAGATTGCCACAAAGGTATCGCACACCGTCTACCTGACATGGAAGGCGTTGAAGGCTGGCAATAA
- a CDS encoding TIGR02808 family protein, with amino-acid sequence MSTFESVIWHVLGYAAMPVIILSGFVGVAAVSLWLLSLGKDKEI; translated from the coding sequence ATGAGCACATTTGAATCGGTTATTTGGCACGTGCTTGGCTACGCCGCAATGCCGGTCATCATCTTGTCTGGATTTGTTGGGGTTGCAGCCGTATCACTTTGGTTGCTATCTCTTGGTAAAGACAAAGAGATATAA
- a CDS encoding HD domain-containing phosphohydrolase: protein MSKKSSGLKKFSIRRAVALLFIVAISATAILSASVIYSLTKQREVDTALGTLELVSSIVSDRLEQFDKVGEQTTNQLTYLLNTTPGKKTTAELIELFGAAFVGNNFLHSIYIGFDDDHFVQLFNVEPEYIRRQLDLMEGETWMVVEHQTNSNSRIKTTRYFFDNLEPSREVTNLSNYYPTERVWYTRAKPGSVSKSQPYLFHNIRITGQTFSKRLPDRNAVVGVDISLAGLDGHFEQSLEGVELLKGAEVYVSSFDGRIIGGNHFDSKSIDLPYVSTMPLSDDQITTVINAPVLTVSNQLNWEPIDFAVSGEPYGLAPDLFRLISDATGLQFQYVNGLHWSELVEGFQKQNIDILQSIATTNTITESHLEGDILYELDYAVLSHQNVSAINSLSDLSGKTIGMIDGWSVTQRLIDTYPDITVYRYDTYSDAIKDAKDQRISAVLDNRAILVNKLARHDDGELTLRTIADDSILPKGFTFVAREELQPYVTLVNQSLQYLKEIGVLEQIKTRWLASPKQTLGHINNETLLSRLADPASFGDITAIDIDNKPSYVFVDKVNNVPAEYLIISLPEEKVLSHVYNYVIYNVLWTLAALVIMVPIVWYFSTPLSNPIYRLVKETDKVKRRQYDQVEKHSSSIREVDELSTAIFEMSQSLNQYQQSQEEFIESIIQLIAKTIDSKSPYTGGHCLRVPELALMLVDAAEQEKDNTFENFHFKNDAERREFRIAAWLHDCGKITTPEYVVDKGTKLETNYNRINEVRTRFEVLWRDAEIEALKSEIDGPENKQQIIEALQARQQTLREQFAFVANVNIGGEFLNDQDKERLIEIAKQPWQRYFDNQLGLSPAEEKRMSKQSNSLPVSESLLSDKIEHVIHHHSEITYPPELGIKVDVPEHLYNLGELHNLTISRGTLTAEERFKINEHMITGIQMLSSIPFPEDLQNVERIATTHHETMKGTGYPRRLTGDELSIPERILAVSDIFEALTASDRPYKKAKTISQSLDILHNMALDNHVDIEVFRLFVRSKVYMDYANQFLEQSQIDAVDESKYLSDS from the coding sequence ATGTCCAAAAAGTCCAGTGGGTTAAAAAAATTCTCCATTCGCCGCGCAGTAGCGCTGCTCTTTATCGTCGCGATCTCCGCCACAGCGATATTGTCTGCATCCGTAATTTATTCGCTAACCAAACAACGAGAAGTTGATACCGCGCTAGGCACGCTCGAACTTGTCTCCTCCATCGTATCTGATCGACTAGAGCAGTTCGATAAAGTAGGAGAACAAACCACAAACCAGTTGACCTACTTACTAAATACAACACCCGGAAAAAAAACCACAGCAGAGCTTATCGAACTGTTTGGCGCCGCTTTCGTAGGCAATAACTTTTTGCACAGTATTTATATCGGTTTTGATGATGACCACTTTGTTCAATTGTTTAATGTTGAACCTGAATATATCCGCAGGCAGCTTGACCTAATGGAAGGCGAAACGTGGATGGTGGTTGAACACCAAACTAATAGCAACAGCCGAATTAAAACCACTCGCTACTTCTTCGACAATTTGGAACCTAGCAGAGAGGTTACCAATCTTAGCAATTACTACCCAACAGAACGTGTCTGGTATACGCGCGCAAAACCCGGTTCAGTAAGCAAATCTCAGCCGTATTTATTTCACAACATCAGAATCACTGGGCAGACCTTCTCCAAACGCCTACCAGATCGTAATGCTGTCGTTGGAGTCGATATCTCTCTAGCGGGACTTGATGGTCACTTTGAGCAATCCCTAGAAGGTGTCGAGCTTCTTAAAGGAGCAGAAGTTTATGTGAGCAGTTTCGATGGTCGAATAATCGGAGGTAATCATTTTGATTCAAAAAGTATTGATCTCCCTTATGTCAGTACCATGCCCCTAAGCGATGATCAAATCACTACCGTGATAAACGCCCCTGTACTCACCGTCTCTAACCAACTCAATTGGGAACCTATCGATTTTGCTGTGAGTGGTGAACCTTACGGATTGGCACCCGATCTATTTAGACTGATTTCCGATGCTACGGGTTTACAGTTCCAATATGTCAATGGTTTGCATTGGAGCGAACTCGTTGAAGGTTTCCAAAAGCAAAATATTGATATTCTTCAGTCTATCGCCACGACTAACACCATTACCGAATCACACCTCGAAGGCGATATACTCTACGAACTCGACTATGCAGTGCTCTCGCACCAAAACGTCTCCGCGATAAACTCACTATCAGATCTGTCCGGCAAAACCATCGGCATGATTGATGGCTGGTCAGTGACGCAAAGGCTTATCGATACATACCCTGACATAACCGTCTATCGATACGATACGTACAGCGACGCGATAAAAGATGCAAAGGATCAAAGAATAAGTGCGGTACTGGACAATCGAGCGATTCTCGTCAACAAACTAGCGCGGCATGATGATGGAGAGCTAACCCTTCGAACTATTGCCGATGACAGTATTTTACCGAAAGGCTTTACCTTCGTCGCAAGGGAAGAACTTCAGCCGTATGTCACCCTTGTCAACCAGTCTCTTCAATATTTAAAAGAAATTGGTGTACTAGAACAAATAAAAACTCGCTGGCTGGCTTCCCCGAAACAAACCTTAGGGCACATTAACAATGAGACGTTGTTATCACGTCTCGCCGACCCTGCAAGTTTTGGTGATATCACCGCAATTGATATCGACAATAAACCAAGTTACGTATTCGTCGATAAAGTAAACAACGTACCTGCGGAGTATCTAATCATATCGTTACCAGAAGAAAAAGTGCTGAGCCATGTCTATAACTACGTAATCTACAACGTACTGTGGACACTAGCAGCACTGGTAATCATGGTCCCCATTGTTTGGTATTTCAGTACCCCGCTTTCTAACCCTATCTATCGACTCGTTAAAGAAACAGACAAAGTTAAACGTCGTCAATATGACCAAGTCGAAAAGCACAGCAGTTCAATTCGTGAAGTCGATGAGCTTTCTACTGCCATCTTTGAAATGTCTCAATCCCTAAACCAATATCAGCAATCTCAGGAGGAGTTCATAGAATCGATAATCCAACTAATTGCGAAAACCATTGATAGCAAATCCCCATACACAGGAGGGCACTGCCTGCGCGTACCAGAGCTTGCGCTCATGTTGGTTGACGCAGCTGAACAGGAAAAAGATAACACGTTTGAGAATTTCCATTTTAAAAATGACGCGGAGCGCCGTGAGTTTAGGATAGCCGCTTGGCTGCATGATTGCGGCAAAATAACCACACCAGAATACGTCGTAGATAAAGGTACAAAGCTTGAAACCAATTACAATCGCATCAATGAAGTCAGAACTCGCTTTGAAGTGTTATGGCGTGATGCAGAAATTGAGGCGCTGAAATCTGAAATTGACGGGCCAGAGAATAAACAGCAAATCATCGAAGCGCTCCAAGCTCGCCAACAAACGCTTCGCGAACAATTTGCCTTTGTTGCTAACGTCAATATCGGTGGCGAGTTTTTAAATGACCAAGACAAAGAGCGACTCATCGAGATAGCTAAACAGCCGTGGCAGCGCTATTTCGATAATCAATTAGGCTTATCACCGGCGGAAGAGAAACGCATGTCCAAACAAAGTAACTCACTCCCTGTCAGTGAATCGCTCCTCAGCGATAAAATCGAGCACGTTATCCATCATCACAGCGAGATTACTTACCCACCGGAGCTTGGCATAAAAGTGGATGTCCCTGAGCATCTCTATAACCTAGGGGAACTGCACAACCTCACCATATCACGAGGCACACTAACGGCCGAAGAGCGCTTTAAAATCAACGAACATATGATCACTGGCATCCAAATGCTGAGTAGCATTCCATTTCCCGAAGATCTGCAGAACGTTGAGCGCATCGCCACCACTCACCACGAAACAATGAAAGGGACAGGATATCCAAGACGGTTAACTGGAGACGAGTTATCTATACCCGAGCGAATTCTGGCGGTTTCCGATATTTTTGAAGCACTCACAGCCTCAGATAGACCGTACAAAAAAGCGAAAACCATCAGTCAATCACTCGATATTCTGCACAATATGGCGCTAGATAATCATGTGGATATCGAAGTCTTTCGTTTGTTTGTTCGCAGCAAAGTGTATATGGATTACGCCAATCAGTTCTTAGAGCAAAGCCAAATTGATGCGGTAGATGAGAGTAAGTACCTCTCAGACAGTTAG
- the secF gene encoding protein translocase subunit SecF, giving the protein MKQFFKSHIRNVRYFTNILSIGLVVLSVAAVGIRGLNLGLDFTGGVVSEVQLGSATTQSELRDTLTPLLGEGISVTKSGEEGRWTIRYAADQDAAKHQAFKEVLANAYPHSKVVSDSIVGAQVGQELYDQGGLALLVCLLCILGYLSFRFEWRLASGALAALLHDVILVLGFFALTQMEFNLTVFAAVLAVLGYSLNDSIIIADRIREILKLKPNEQTADVSDQAVIATFARTMVTSGTTLITVGALWLLGGDALQGFATAMFIGIFSGTWSSISMGTVIPEWLHLEAKHYQPVEIDTAP; this is encoded by the coding sequence ATGAAACAGTTCTTTAAATCGCACATTCGTAATGTTCGTTATTTCACCAATATATTGTCGATTGGTTTAGTGGTGTTGTCTGTCGCTGCGGTGGGTATCCGTGGATTGAATCTTGGTCTAGATTTCACTGGAGGCGTGGTATCGGAAGTTCAACTGGGCAGTGCTACGACTCAAAGTGAGCTGCGAGACACCTTGACGCCACTATTGGGCGAGGGGATTTCTGTCACCAAATCGGGCGAAGAAGGCCGTTGGACAATTCGTTACGCTGCAGACCAAGATGCAGCAAAACATCAAGCGTTCAAAGAAGTGCTAGCGAATGCGTATCCGCACTCGAAAGTGGTGAGTGACAGCATAGTCGGTGCTCAGGTTGGTCAAGAGCTATACGACCAAGGTGGCTTAGCTCTGTTGGTTTGTTTGCTGTGTATCCTTGGATATTTGAGCTTCCGATTTGAGTGGCGTTTAGCAAGTGGTGCATTAGCTGCGCTGTTGCACGATGTGATCTTAGTTTTGGGTTTCTTCGCATTAACCCAAATGGAGTTTAACCTAACGGTATTTGCCGCGGTTCTAGCCGTGTTGGGCTATTCGTTGAACGACTCTATTATCATCGCCGACCGAATTCGTGAAATCCTGAAACTGAAGCCGAATGAGCAAACGGCGGACGTGAGTGACCAAGCCGTCATTGCCACATTTGCTCGAACCATGGTGACTTCTGGTACGACGCTAATTACCGTAGGAGCGCTATGGCTGCTGGGTGGTGACGCGCTGCAAGGATTTGCTACGGCGATGTTTATCGGTATTTTTTCTGGTACATGGTCGTCGATTTCGATGGGCACTGTTATCCCAGAATGGCTGCACCTTGAAGCGAAACACTATCAACCGGTTGAAATTGACACTGCACCTTAA
- the secD gene encoding protein translocase subunit SecD, with protein sequence MRTKKQPRAVLNHYSTWKYLVLVVTCVILALSAMPSWFGEKPAIEIKLRQQNTHLDTPFKINSLLTGQGVETTSITVENHVAQLVFDNEAEQTDARNVLGKWVGKEDTMSYSYTSVAPQWLQTMGFTPIKLGLDLRGGVQFLLNVDVDQAVSEQRDAVIDEIKQQLRDERVFGVSVRPESHTAISVTAKDKQGEIAVRKFVNATYPEWQAKGEGNALLIAMKAQPYTEFETLTMQQNLKIMRQRIEELGITEAMVQRQGSTGIRIELPGVQDPSLAKRVIGATASLAFHEVSTSSNPISTLRIKDEQGQFVTLVKKPVLTGEHIVNARVGFDQMKRPEVDISLDHAGGKKMSDFSSTHIGKPMATVYREYGVNARGETERSEKVISVATIQSQLGSQFRITGSGNLEEAQQLALLLRAGSLTAPVTIVEERTIGASLGAENIQNGFAALALGMGLTLTFMALWYRRLGWVANVALILNMSCLLGLIALVPGAVLTLPGIAGLVLTVGMAVDTNVLIFERIRDKLAEGRSFAQAIDQGFNSAVATILDANITTMITAVILYAIGNGPIQGFALTLGLGLLTSMFTGIFASRAIINLVWGRDTRREVRV encoded by the coding sequence ATGCGTACAAAAAAACAACCCAGAGCAGTGTTGAATCATTATTCCACTTGGAAATACCTTGTCTTGGTCGTCACTTGCGTCATTTTAGCTCTTAGCGCGATGCCCTCATGGTTTGGCGAGAAACCCGCGATTGAGATTAAGTTACGCCAGCAGAACACGCATTTAGATACGCCGTTTAAAATCAATTCATTGTTGACAGGGCAAGGCGTTGAAACGACGTCGATCACCGTTGAGAATCATGTTGCTCAGCTGGTATTTGATAACGAAGCCGAGCAAACGGATGCTCGCAATGTGCTGGGGAAATGGGTCGGTAAAGAAGACACCATGTCTTACTCTTACACATCAGTTGCTCCGCAATGGCTTCAAACTATGGGTTTTACGCCGATTAAATTAGGTCTTGATTTGCGTGGTGGTGTTCAGTTCTTACTCAATGTTGACGTTGACCAAGCCGTCTCAGAGCAGCGAGATGCCGTGATTGATGAAATCAAACAGCAACTTCGAGATGAACGTGTATTTGGTGTGTCAGTAAGACCAGAGTCACACACGGCAATTAGCGTTACTGCCAAAGACAAGCAAGGGGAAATCGCGGTTCGTAAGTTTGTTAATGCGACTTACCCTGAGTGGCAAGCGAAAGGGGAAGGGAATGCGTTGTTGATTGCGATGAAAGCGCAGCCTTACACTGAGTTTGAAACGCTCACAATGCAGCAAAACCTTAAGATCATGCGTCAGCGTATTGAAGAGTTGGGTATCACAGAAGCCATGGTTCAGCGCCAGGGCAGCACAGGTATCCGAATCGAGCTCCCGGGTGTCCAAGACCCTTCATTAGCAAAGAGAGTGATTGGTGCAACCGCTAGCCTCGCATTTCATGAAGTCAGTACGTCATCGAATCCAATATCGACTTTACGTATTAAAGATGAGCAAGGTCAGTTTGTTACGCTGGTGAAAAAGCCAGTGTTGACGGGTGAGCACATCGTGAATGCGCGAGTGGGCTTCGATCAGATGAAGCGTCCGGAAGTTGATATCTCCCTTGATCACGCTGGTGGCAAGAAGATGAGCGACTTCTCGTCTACACATATTGGCAAACCAATGGCAACTGTGTATCGCGAGTATGGTGTGAATGCCCGTGGTGAGACGGAGCGCAGTGAGAAAGTAATCAGTGTGGCAACGATTCAATCTCAGCTTGGCAGTCAATTCCGTATTACCGGTTCGGGTAACCTAGAGGAAGCTCAGCAGCTTGCACTTCTGCTGCGAGCGGGTTCGCTTACAGCACCGGTCACCATTGTAGAAGAACGTACTATTGGTGCATCACTAGGTGCAGAGAATATTCAGAATGGATTTGCGGCGTTGGCATTGGGTATGGGACTGACCTTGACCTTTATGGCGCTCTGGTATCGTCGTTTGGGTTGGGTTGCGAATGTGGCACTGATTCTGAACATGTCTTGTTTGCTTGGTTTGATTGCCTTAGTTCCAGGGGCAGTGCTAACACTTCCGGGTATTGCTGGCCTAGTGCTTACAGTAGGTATGGCGGTGGATACCAACGTACTTATCTTTGAACGTATTCGAGACAAACTGGCAGAAGGGCGCAGTTTTGCTCAAGCGATTGATCAGGGCTTTAACTCTGCTGTGGCGACTATTTTGGATGCCAACATCACGACCATGATTACTGCTGTGATCTTATACGCTATTGGTAACGGTCCTATCCAAGGGTTTGCTTTAACGCTTGGGTTAGGTCTACTCACTAGTATGTTTACGGGAATTTTTGCCTCCCGCGCTATCATCAATCTTGTTTGGGGTCGCGACACTCGTCGTGAGGTAAGGGTTTAA